One Ranitomeya variabilis isolate aRanVar5 chromosome 4, aRanVar5.hap1, whole genome shotgun sequence genomic window, ctaaaaaacttggaaccctttgtttttaaaatgttgtgttttaataaaaaaattttcttaagttttctaccctgcttcaaagacaaaatttataccataccatataacatatttatttgtttgtcagatcgccgtgtatcgttgtgtttgacagcaaaatcaacgataccagcgatgttttacaatggtaatcagggtaaatatcgggttactaagcgtagggcggcgcatagtaaactgatatttaccctgtttcccagtgtgaaagtttacaaaaaaaacagtacatatactcatcttcgcgtcccccggcgtctgcttcctgcacggactgagcgccggccggaaagtgaatgcacagcacagcggtgatgtgcccgttctgctgttagggccgtcactcagtcagggcagggaagcagacgccgggggacgcaattctgagtgtatgtactgttgttttatttacatttaacactggtaaccagggtaatcatcggaagcgcggcggcctgcgcttaacaacctgatgtttaccctggttacccggggacctcggcatcgttggtcgctggagagctgtcacacagacagctctccagcgaccaaatagcgatgctgcagtgatctgcatcattgtatgtttcgctgcagcattgttaagtgtgaaggtacctttacagtatgtgtccacgttcaggattgcatcatgattttgtcacgatttttcttcagtatttgtaatacaaaaccaggagtggaacaattagaggcaaagtagaatagaaacatatgctccacttctgtatttatcacccactcctggttttgagttacaaatacttatgtaaaatcatgaccaaatcctcatgcaatcctgagcgtggacacatagccttagtgattgaaaacacctcatacactttattgtttgtgaacacctcatacagcaatgagagacacaccaaaaaaggcaaaataaaaatggtaaaaatagtgtctgacattgcatatatgagttgtttgaagcacaaaatatgtgtagacggcgcacggtgtgacttgctgagaagtatacaggaaaataagagcaaatattgtattaaaaccaaaattttttattggggggaaacagaaaaaaaaaggggaaataaacttagggggtatcaacctgtgcCACCATGGGGGAATGGTAGGTTTCTTTTTCGGAATGGGGAGCGGAAAATGAGgatgacgaggaggaggaggatgttgacctattatagtccaggaggctggatggcaggtctaaaccctccgcagggtctaatggggaggaaaccgccacccctgtaggggagggaggaggcaacacgagcctttgtgaggttcttggttggctctggctgctcctactgcggctagagccccgacgtctacttgttgtttgtactggagcagccagagcctcagtgcgtgtcctcttgcttttgtgttttcttttctttccacgatctcccctagaatgatggctgcgggaggatgagggcctggcaggagcaggagtcggcggcacactgctatggtgcctgtggtggcgtcgctcggcacttggaccagggtgggttggctggagtggctctgcagcagtagtcggagtaaTGCTAGCAAGCGACGGTACtactggcagtgtcgctgactgcatgcgccgagactgctgcagagccctcacgtaggaattgttgcagtcctgcatcaccgaaatctggagttccggcgtaaggttttccaccatgcctttagcaattgtgcttaaaaaatgctttgccggatttgagagctcggcttccaggatttcaaggcgccgttccatactggacattttatcgctcaacgccttgaaaccgttctggaacaccgtgcccaagtgcaaaaattcgggcatgactgacctgtccgaggcccgctggcgctgtcgggaattcccgaacgaaggtgcgccagaggcctcgggcaggggaaaacctgatgtaccggcagccggttctccagatgatggtggtgcaagcctgctgtcgctgtgggagggctgtgacgggtcagatggcgatccatgaagttccgcttcacaggggggagctcgctggagggtgctgctgtgtgtcctgtgaaaagataaggaaaaaattagtcttcaattaataacctatcacatacgccaactcctgttaaaaaattaacattacatgacacatcaatacattacaatcccctgtctctcagtctgtgttgcctataataaattgctgattgttaccgccagctgaccattagggctgacgataacaatcatggacatacctacggtagaaaatgactggtcattcccgctgcaaaagtcaatgcatacctctgtcatcgttttaaaacattttttttaaaaaaatctttcatgctgcctatgccgccaaattagtaaaaaatttaaagtcaagaaaaacatttaaaaaaaaaaaaatttgctgatctgatcgcaggaacggccatgacgttaggatcatgtgatccagacgtcatcattattcatgcgatcagaactaccctgactcagaacgtaacctgtcatggactacaatgactcacgcctaaccaaaaaattactaatgggctatataccattccactagggtaaaaggatggccaaaatgctacaatgactacatggatggccaatacactatgttcctttggaaatatactatgtgtatatgtagctagaacgtgtactatgtggctgctatatagtggcctggcaatctactatgtggatgcacaatgtacgtggctgggcaatgtactatgtggctgtgcaatatgctatgtgtctgggcaatgtacaatgtggctgtgcaatatgttatgtggccaaaatacttactgtcggcgggtaaggaccggtcttaggaactggagggccctgttgtatttgtagggcaccgacttggacgcagcagcaccactccgagcttgctcctccgcagcacggatccccttattgaaacggtccttcatggatcgccatctggtcctcaactttttcactgtgaatgtaaagacaaaaaaatggttacatatttagcattttaaaaggataaaacaaccgtgagcgatgcaaagtttaggcgttgatcgcatcacacacggttgtgtttatcctggcaagatgggtcatagcagcgtatctgcaatactcactaaagttgcctttggccttcgctgaggcactgtcaaagccatcccacaatgactttgccacctctgcccacaaacgcctcgacaccacctggtccatgtgccgagggtcacggctgtcccacaacgggccacgctcctggatgctggagatcaggaggtccacatctattccactgtctccttggtcccgttgtgaaacctagaaaaattagaaaacaaataggttaaaaatatgcaaataataacaaccaccagtacctggaatgataggtacctttgccctatcctttgccatttgatgtatgtatattgatgttttctacacctgtgttttggaatgtttgtgtgcagggagttcaactttattttaccttcccccaatacttgctgccctgaaaatctataatgtaCAAAGGCCCCGTCTcatatagcgatttaccaacgatcacgaatagcgatactgcctggccgtgatcgttggtaagtcgttgtgtggttgctggggagctgtcacacagaccgctctctccagcgaccaacgatcaggggaccgaattcagcatcgttgaaactgtcttcaacgatgccgaagtccccctgcagcatccgggtaaccagggtaaacatcgggttactaagcgcggccctgcgcttagtaacccgatgtttaccctggttaccagtgaagacatcgctggatcggtgtcacacacaccgattcagcgatgtcagcgggacctcaacgaccaaaaaacggcccaggccattccaacacggccagcgatctcacagcaggggcctgatcgctggtacgtgtcacacatagcgagatcgctactgaggtcgctgttgcgtcacaaaactagtgactcagcagcgatctcgctagcgatctcgctatgtgtgacgggggcctaagcttagtaaacatccctagtgaaagcaggatgctcctcaaatgtaatgttcctcacagcaggatgctactgaaaaaaaaaaaataaagaaaaaaaatactcactcgccggcctgacgccacatcttggccccgatctctctgctcccgctgaccgtcttccccctcacttgaagaagcctggaaaaattgtatacaaaaattattgtcaatgctacaaatggcagcgaattgtAAGCAActagacataattactcaccgcactcccccgcgccgattggctatgctccgaagaacttggcattcttgcaagtttgttctgcaatgaaaaaaatgagcaaaaaatcacatccaatgccacatacaataaaataggcccaaaacattaaaacaaccacaattgactgttgactgataggacaatgcaaactcaaaaagcgacaccacaacgccatacattgcaagagaacacaatcgaagaaacaatacaagaatagaaccaaataaagttcagaaaaaatagacacctatgtaaaaatttctacaggaaaaaaaaaaggcacaatgaaataagcaaactaatgaacgccataatttacaattacaacaagacataatccaaaacaacaccatctggtgacatccaccaaaatacatcagaaaaaggcgctaaataacattctagataataagcaataaacattacgggacaaccgctgttacaatatacagcaacccaaaagataaaacatagtccaaatgaaaagaaaacacaataaatttaaaaaaaaaggcccccaactaaaaaaaaaaaaaaaaaaaaaaaaaggccatactacacacttgtcaatggaaacattcaagaaaggagatacatacggaagccatggGGAAAACGACATAAAaccatcagttaaaaaaaaaaaaaaaaaaataagggaaaatacaattgaaaatagaatggcatagcagcacagaacaatacaatacaaatgaaacatcataaatgtagcccccccaccagcaagaaaagacactcaaggaaagaaaaaaaaatgccaacagcataaaacacagcaagacatgagccaagaaaatgccatacggttacccccaacaatagaaaccagaaaaacatgcaccagaaatttaacataaaaatctgccaaatttaaagacattgaacaaccgcatgacaccagaacaaccccaaatccataaaaccaatccaaaaccaagcaaggccggtgacaataaacgccatcatataacgccagaagtacatcaaaacaagattaaaaaacacaatttttcactaacaacccacagtgccataaccgtacaatagcacagaccaaacattgcacaaattaaatcaaaatcaaaaaataacacacagaataaaaaatatgcaaagagaaatatatacttacaggtttggaaagcagattccctTCAGTCACTCTgtagatagccttgtgaaagacaatgccaaacccctttttttctctctatatatagtgggttttttttgtctagacaaaagtctagacaatgttttgcattttttattggaaaacgcatgcgtcgtacaacgcaccacgacgcaagtacttgcgtcgtctgcgttgtcaatacaagtcaatgggaaaaaagccgcatcgacgacgcaaacacgacgcaaacacgacgcatgcgttttttccaaagtctgcgccgcccaaaaaatgcaacatgttgcgtttgccgcgccctgacaggtgcgccctaacgccgcatgcggcgtacaacgcaccaaaacgcatgacaacgcatgtacatgcggcgccatgcggccccaatgttaaagatagggccgcacgccgcatgcgttttggtgcggcgacgacgctgcggcgcacaccgcaaatgtgaacgtagcctaactggttgattgtaagaaatgtttaatgatgttgatagaagaatgaggacagagagtgaacccgtacggggttagttagtgagtcctcctaggagccatacagagatggctcagtgatcttgaactgaaagaaaaatgatatgttctatactgtgtatagtagtggaaagacagtaggcccgggcagaaaggggcggtcctgtaacagaaaggagaggcagtaggtctggagcagttaggacaggcggtcctgcagatataaagaaggagaatgcaaaaacgttgagtagccttataatgtcttataagaaggtctttagtggatttagcgagtacgtccttaaaggcaatgttaaattattgttcaaagattttgcacttagtagaataccaggttgggtaagaaaagttatttatagtctgttatccaaagtatttaaccatgtttgtaacgttcaagtgtcctcacctcccataaagggaagctctgttaaaaagtttacttgaacttgcattttcaaaattgtatgtctttttgctgacatgtattgttgttttcttcccagtccaggagtactggatttaaccgggggggagtgcagtgccccagagtcctggtcattgcagtactgtggctccgccactaaggggggctatggtacgtctgatggcactgaaggagttcatctgaccaggtatcacagacaccaatacatttcacagtctggcctccagggggagctaagggttctatttattaggccactcctcacagtctggtaaaactgggggttaggcaggaagttagacagaaagctgactgggttggaaccaggcaacaccttgtggcagagggtgttgtaggggaagattcggaggggtccctgtcaggggtgggatcctgacagaggcctagcaaccagagagaacgttacgggaccgcgcctgcacgatatagcggtggtaccccaagaaaggacaagaagcgagatttattgtgctgagtgagaaacgagatcaatgcaactaggagaataccagtaggagtcatgctgtaagatcgaggcaacatcctattgaggcgcataaccggtggccggaacgccgaggaagtatagagctccaagccaaacttcaaacctacggcaggacagtcagtcacaggcgggctgtctcacacagacccaggaagacacaggggggtaacaacaggagaggggtgacgatagagcccaggaagaacctccgagcctccccatcatacgggtgcgtcctaaccgtaagatcagggggacgtagaagaacatcagaatcgagttgtgagggaacacgagaaacagacacaacagttgtggggtactatcccgtaagcacagcaaggaaggaccacaacacacaagcgctagcaggtaggcacagatttccacctgcgaagggaactctggaggtgccatcggaccggccggacttgcgcagccctgttagccgtattccggactgaggacccagaagccttcagtaaagaggtaaagagactgcaacctggtgtcctcgttattgtccGCGACCGGCACTACTCCGCACCATAACAttatcatcccataccaccacctttcattgtgcgcccctcagcagggtcacggaccgggcctagccaccgtgacaaccccagagcagagactcagaggcccggtaccgggtacccctcggccctgcggcagtgggggcgctacaacttggcgtcaagaacaggatctacttaagcctgaagaatcaggtcatgtgtgccttggaactctgatttattatacttggactgtgacttattgcaaggactgtgtattgccatttaccgccaaaatccgccattgcagggctgaggagagcgcaggagaagaagaggggcgtggagtgggcgtagacaagctggagagcgcggacgactatggccgcccagtctaaatatttctgtgtcctgaggacgtgtccgtcagcagccgaggtccgcctcctcattctctttggaggatggagaccatggagacggggccgcccacgaaagagaccgcgggaagaggacaccagagaggaagcgaaaatggcgacgccgggagcaccgcgtgggaacgacccgactcagcgagaggctgcacaacccgacacagccccagacacGCCATCGCTGCGGGaattgacccttgcggagctaccgataggccgacccccatggccgatgtccgaagagtgtgcggctgcagctgagacccggcaggtagcctaccgcctggaagccgatgtgttatgaccccaatggcgagggtctcagagatatcagcaagtctgcgaagtacaaaaatccagctcatagggcagtggtaactgggttgaccatatatctactcctaacgccaacactagaagtagccgggaaacatgcctacgttggtcgctagatgtctcgcgccagccggaggactaactacccctagaagaggaaaacaaagacctctcttgcctccagagaatagaccccaaaagtaggatacaagccccccacaaataataacggtgaggtaagaggaaatgacaaacacagagatgaactaggtttagcaaagagaggcccgcttactaatagcagaatgtagtaagataacttatatggtcaacaaaaaccctaacaaaattccacactggagattcaagaacccccgaaccgtctaacagcccggggggagaactccagcctccctagagcttccagcaaggaaaggatacagataatgaacaagctggacaaaaatgcaaacaaaaacaaataacaaaaagcaagaaagcggacttagcttaatcacgcaggaaccaggatcagtagacaagagcactacagattagctctgatatcaacgttgccaggcattgaactgaaggtccagggagcttatatagcaacacccctgacctaacgacccaggtgagcatacaagggatgatagacatacccagagtaaaatcactagtagccactagagggagccaaaaggtaaattcacaacagtaccccccccttagtgaggggtcaccgaaccctcaccaagaccaccagggcgatcaggatgagcggcgtgaaaggcacgaactaaatcggccgcatgcacatcagaggcgaccacccaggaattatcctcctgaccatagcccttccacttgaccaggtactgaagcctccgcctggagagacgagaatctaagatcttctccaccacgtactccaactcgccctcaaccaacaccagagcaggaggctcagcagaaggaaccacaggcacaacgtaccgccgcaacaaggacctatgaaatacgttgtgaatggcaaacgacaccggaagatccaggcgaaaggacacaggattaaggatctccaatatcctgtaaggaccaatgaatcgaggcttaaatttgggagaggagaccttcataggaacaaatcgagaagacagccataccaaatccccaacacgaagtcggggacccacaccgcggcggcggttggcaaaacgctgagccctctcctgtgacaacttcaagttgtccaccacatgattccagatccgctgcaacctatccaccacagaatccactccaggacagtcagaaggctccacatgtcccgaggaaaaacgaggatggaaaccggagttgcagaaaaatggcgaaaccaag contains:
- the LOC143767869 gene encoding uncharacterized protein LOC143767869, with amino-acid sequence MDQVVSRRLWAEVAKSLWDGFDSASAKAKGNFMKKLRTRWRSMKDRFNKGIRAAEEQARSGAAASKSVPYKYNRALQFLRPVLTRRQTHSSTLQRAPPCEAELHGSPSDPSQPSHSDSRLAPPSSGEPAAGTSGFPLPEASGAPSFGNSRQRQRASDRSVMPEFLHLGTVFQNGFKALSDKMSSMERRLEILEAELSNPAKHFLSTIAKGMVENLTPELQISVMQDCNNSYVRALQQSRRMQSATLPVVPSLASITPTTAAEPLQPTHPGPK